One Candidatus Zymogenus saltonus genomic region harbors:
- a CDS encoding sulfatase, with product MRSRISRRAFLTAAGTASTALAIPGLARGFSVPRRPNIVLILVDDLGWADPACYCSPFHETPNIDRLAAEGVRFTDAYSASPVCSPTRAAIMTGKNPARLGIDNWIAANFPQHLFQHFVPSLRTGHPDDIGGKKPAHLKQPINEEYLPLEETTIAELMRDAGYATFFTGKWRLGDEDYYPDRQGFDVNLGGLKWGQPPSGYFSSYKIETLPDGPKGEYLTDRLNREAVDFIETHKDAPFFLMFSHYAVHTPLMGTEEIVKKYEEKSAALADKDRIKEIDGVTTRIVQSDPVYAAMLESVDRGVGMITEKLEELGLSENTWVIFTSDNGGLSTKTTVTSNEPLRYGKGWLFEGGIRVPLIIRGPGVKHPGSVVNDMAHSCDLFPTILQAAGLPLRPDLHIDGEGLMPLVAGTGILKRETLFWHFPHYHSDGHRPSGAIRHKDLKLIQFYENGRTRLYDLANDIGEHNDLSDTHPEEAQRLLAMLNVWRVDINARMPKKRGRQ from the coding sequence ATGCGCAGCAGAATATCCCGCAGGGCATTCCTGACCGCGGCCGGAACCGCCTCCACGGCCCTTGCGATCCCCGGCTTGGCCAGGGGATTTTCCGTCCCCCGCAGACCCAATATCGTCCTGATCCTCGTGGACGACCTGGGATGGGCCGATCCGGCATGTTACTGCAGCCCCTTTCACGAGACGCCGAACATAGACCGACTGGCGGCGGAGGGCGTCCGCTTCACCGACGCATACAGCGCCAGCCCCGTCTGCTCCCCCACCAGGGCGGCTATCATGACCGGCAAAAATCCGGCGCGCCTCGGGATCGACAACTGGATAGCCGCCAACTTCCCGCAGCATCTCTTCCAGCACTTCGTTCCCTCCTTGAGGACGGGCCACCCGGACGACATCGGCGGCAAAAAGCCCGCACACCTCAAACAGCCCATAAACGAGGAATACCTGCCATTGGAGGAGACCACCATAGCCGAGCTTATGCGGGACGCTGGCTACGCCACCTTTTTTACCGGGAAATGGCGCCTGGGCGACGAAGATTACTACCCGGACAGGCAGGGATTCGACGTAAACCTCGGAGGGCTCAAGTGGGGCCAGCCGCCGTCAGGATATTTCTCTTCCTACAAGATCGAGACCCTCCCGGACGGCCCAAAGGGGGAGTACCTGACGGACCGCCTGAACCGGGAGGCCGTCGATTTCATAGAGACGCACAAGGATGCCCCATTCTTCCTGATGTTCTCCCACTACGCGGTGCACACGCCGCTGATGGGAACGGAAGAGATTGTGAAAAAATACGAGGAGAAGTCTGCAGCGCTGGCAGATAAAGACCGGATAAAGGAAATAGACGGCGTCACGACCCGCATCGTCCAGAGCGACCCGGTCTACGCCGCGATGTTAGAGAGCGTTGATCGGGGCGTGGGAATGATCACCGAAAAGTTAGAAGAGCTTGGGCTTTCCGAAAACACCTGGGTGATCTTCACCTCCGATAACGGTGGACTCTCCACTAAAACCACCGTAACATCGAACGAGCCGCTCCGCTACGGCAAGGGTTGGCTCTTCGAGGGGGGCATCCGGGTGCCGCTGATCATCCGGGGACCGGGGGTTAAACACCCCGGGAGCGTTGTCAATGATATGGCCCACTCCTGCGACCTCTTCCCCACGATCCTCCAGGCGGCGGGGCTCCCTTTAAGGCCCGACCTGCACATCGACGGGGAGGGGTTGATGCCCCTTGTTGCCGGCACCGGCATCCTTAAGCGGGAGACCCTCTTCTGGCATTTTCCCCACTATCACAGCGACGGCCACCGTCCCTCCGGGGCGATCCGACATAAGGACTTGAAGCTGATACAGTTTTACGAGAACGGCCGGACTCGGCTCTACGACCTCGCCAACGACATCGGCGAGCATAACGACCTCTCCGATACGCATCCCGAGGAGGCGCAAAGGCTCCTTGCGATGCTAAACGTATGGCGAGTGGACATCAACGCCCGGATGCCGAAAAAGCGCGGGAGGCAGTAA
- a CDS encoding permease, which translates to MSKRKIKMKLLIPTLILAAFAVVALAVAYYQGEGRLVEGLRRSMNLTIMVIPLIFFALLLAGMIQVIVPKQFIADWLGNQSGFKGIMMGSLLGALTPGGPSVTLPLAAGFLGAGAGIGTMVSFLTAWSIMNITRMPFEAGILGWKFTLIHIASSFFLPPLAGYAAHIMFKGVKLDFFL; encoded by the coding sequence ATGAGTAAAAGGAAAATCAAGATGAAACTACTTATCCCCACCTTGATCTTGGCGGCCTTCGCCGTTGTCGCCCTTGCAGTCGCCTACTATCAGGGGGAAGGCAGACTTGTCGAGGGATTGAGACGCTCCATGAACCTGACAATAATGGTGATTCCCCTGATCTTTTTTGCGCTCCTTCTGGCGGGGATGATTCAGGTCATTGTTCCAAAGCAATTTATAGCCGACTGGCTGGGCAACCAGTCCGGATTCAAGGGGATAATGATGGGGTCTCTTCTGGGCGCCCTGACGCCCGGCGGTCCCTCGGTAACGCTTCCGTTGGCGGCGGGATTTCTTGGGGCAGGCGCAGGCATCGGGACGATGGTCTCGTTTCTCACCGCATGGTCGATAATGAACATCACCCGGATGCCCTTCGAGGCGGGGATTCTCGGCTGGAAGTTCACGCTTATACACATAGCCAGCTCCTTCTTCCTTCCGCCCCTGGCGGGTTACGCCGCCCACATCATGTTCAAGGGGGTCAAGCTGGATTTCTTCCTATGA
- a CDS encoding NUDIX domain-containing protein, with the protein MEKIKSKINDLEGFKELVVKRLGDFQPNFLGRHEEIMEEEKKGVRHFTSGVILPIHFSNNEEAPRFILTKRSKRVVQPGDLSFPGGHISMIDRLHGFFIAKGISPLARGRGFDAGWRSKKMGRKRGRGRGEKRIAANYLACALRETAEETGFPMRKIDYLGSLPPYGMMSFRRVIFPSVGAITGELKERLNWEVERIVSFNIEEMLNPKNYFWIDFDVPEDLKKASNREEWKFPALIIEDSVGREILWGATFYIILSFMWIVLNFTMPEIPQDKVIKKDIPENYFTGGFKKLLKAGFEREGKK; encoded by the coding sequence ATGGAAAAGATTAAATCCAAGATAAACGACCTGGAGGGCTTCAAGGAGCTGGTGGTCAAGAGGCTCGGCGATTTTCAGCCGAACTTCCTTGGGCGCCACGAAGAGATTATGGAGGAAGAGAAGAAGGGGGTGCGCCATTTCACCTCCGGCGTTATTCTTCCGATACACTTTTCAAACAACGAGGAAGCACCCAGATTCATCCTGACCAAGCGGTCAAAGCGGGTCGTCCAGCCCGGTGACCTCAGCTTTCCCGGCGGCCACATATCGATGATCGACAGGCTGCACGGCTTTTTCATAGCCAAGGGGATCTCGCCCCTGGCAAGGGGAAGGGGGTTTGATGCCGGGTGGAGATCTAAAAAAATGGGGCGCAAAAGGGGGCGCGGCAGGGGGGAAAAAAGGATTGCGGCGAACTACCTCGCCTGCGCACTTAGGGAGACCGCCGAGGAGACCGGATTTCCCATGAGGAAGATCGATTATTTGGGCTCCCTCCCTCCCTACGGCATGATGTCGTTCAGGAGGGTGATCTTCCCCTCCGTCGGCGCGATTACGGGGGAATTGAAGGAGAGGCTCAACTGGGAGGTCGAAAGGATCGTCTCCTTCAATATTGAGGAGATGCTCAACCCAAAAAACTACTTCTGGATAGACTTCGACGTTCCGGAGGACTTGAAAAAGGCGAGCAACAGGGAGGAGTGGAAGTTCCCCGCCCTCATTATCGAAGACTCGGTGGGGCGGGAGATACTCTGGGGGGCCACATTCTACATCATCCTCTCTTTCATGTGGATCGTATTAAATTTTACGATGCCGGAGATACCACAGGACAAGGTGATCAAAAAGGATATACCCGAAAACTACTTCACCGGCGGCTTCAAAAAGCTCCTCAAGGCGGGCTTCGAGCGGGAGGGGAAGAAGTAG
- a CDS encoding Gfo/Idh/MocA family oxidoreductase, whose protein sequence is MSDVNAGLIGAGLLGLTHAFCLKAIGDAGLFDVEVTKVYDPNHSAADSLVENMGVKKRADSAEEIFGDDRIDTIYIATPTIYHKDYVVRAAERGKNVFCEKPLYINYKGAKEMAAEVERAGVAGGVGLVMRYSPTLNYILDKMENFDAGRPILFSIRDDQCLPIRGLHHTSWRSNKELSGGGTLIEHSIHDIDLFGWFFGDIVVKDVEIKYHPKYKGIDNYVRIVMGLGGGGNGKTEGILTSVWHDMVGRASNRRIELIFERLFIGTDHDFLGPVELTEGDGETLCVNADEVLSIALKRLGIEDPKAEAFFKGLDYKTFGAYTLEDYFFIKAVAEGGKYQPGFDAAVSAHRLVEEIYNRD, encoded by the coding sequence ATGAGCGATGTTAACGCAGGGCTTATCGGGGCCGGGCTATTGGGTCTGACGCACGCCTTTTGCCTCAAGGCGATCGGCGATGCAGGCCTTTTTGACGTTGAAGTGACGAAGGTCTACGACCCCAACCACTCGGCGGCCGACTCCCTCGTCGAGAACATGGGGGTAAAAAAGAGGGCGGACTCCGCCGAGGAGATATTCGGCGACGACAGGATAGACACTATCTACATCGCCACGCCCACCATCTATCATAAGGATTACGTCGTCAGGGCCGCGGAGAGGGGGAAAAACGTCTTCTGCGAAAAGCCGCTGTATATAAACTATAAAGGCGCCAAAGAGATGGCCGCCGAGGTCGAGAGGGCGGGAGTGGCCGGGGGGGTGGGGCTGGTGATGAGGTACTCCCCCACCCTGAACTACATACTGGACAAAATGGAAAACTTTGACGCCGGCAGGCCGATACTCTTTTCGATAAGGGACGACCAGTGTCTGCCGATAAGGGGGCTTCACCATACGTCTTGGCGTTCCAACAAGGAGTTGTCGGGCGGGGGGACCTTAATCGAGCACAGCATCCACGACATAGACCTCTTCGGTTGGTTTTTCGGAGATATTGTTGTCAAGGACGTCGAGATAAAATACCACCCGAAGTACAAGGGGATCGACAACTACGTCAGGATAGTGATGGGCCTTGGGGGCGGCGGCAACGGCAAGACCGAGGGGATATTGACCTCCGTCTGGCACGACATGGTGGGAAGGGCCTCGAACCGCCGCATCGAGTTGATCTTCGAGAGGCTTTTTATCGGAACCGATCACGACTTTCTGGGGCCGGTGGAACTGACCGAGGGGGACGGCGAGACGCTGTGCGTCAACGCAGACGAGGTTCTGTCGATTGCCCTAAAAAGGCTCGGCATTGAAGACCCGAAGGCGGAGGCCTTCTTCAAGGGCCTCGACTACAAGACCTTCGGCGCCTACACCCTCGAGGACTACTTCTTCATAAAGGCGGTCGCAGAGGGGGGGAAGTACCAGCCGGGCTTTGACGCCGCCGTCTCGGCCCACAGGCTCGTCGAAGAGATATACAATAGGGACTGA
- a CDS encoding AMP-binding protein — translation MAKYMGDEVNALNSLPLCYSLRILAMSRKDHVAIVDGTSGESCTYSELYDRVSSMVWWLGQKGINAGDRVACLSENSKLYFELFYALAWIGAVIVPLNMRLTPSELNFIIDNAGAKAMYTSDSYIDNANEAIKGLSSIKLKFKSGKAADGWVSFDEFVETKKEDVTLSDDIIGENLFMLLYTSGTTGKPKGCMIPQRTWNGYAINMASCFGMGQNDVYLAFLPLFHVAGFGTAVSQIQLGGTVVVTSDFDPEKLYELIGKYKVTVMFLVPGISTYFLYHEARKKTDVSSLKVFIGGAGGEKLEMVNDVEELLGARYFGIYGQTESGGKVTWVDSDMIREDPSIYGYVMPFFNFMIADNDDNHVSPGEVGELCLRGTPIMQGYWNLPEESEETLRNGWHHTGDLFVMEESGLVKMVDRKKYLIKTGGENVYPQEVEIVLLSHDAVADAAVIGILDEQWGEAVKAFVIKKPGMEVTGKGLSDWVKKHIAGYKAPRYVEFVDAIPRNASGKILKGILREGKTTTDQKV, via the coding sequence ATGGCAAAATACATGGGAGACGAGGTAAACGCCCTCAATTCGCTTCCTCTCTGTTACTCTTTGAGAATACTGGCAATGAGCCGAAAGGATCATGTTGCGATAGTAGATGGGACAAGCGGAGAATCGTGTACATACAGCGAGTTGTACGACAGGGTCTCCAGCATGGTATGGTGGCTTGGTCAAAAAGGCATTAACGCCGGCGACCGGGTGGCATGTCTTTCGGAGAACAGTAAGCTCTATTTTGAGCTCTTCTATGCCCTGGCCTGGATAGGCGCCGTTATCGTTCCCCTGAATATGCGGCTCACTCCGAGCGAGCTGAATTTTATTATCGATAATGCAGGGGCAAAGGCCATGTACACCAGCGACTCTTATATCGATAATGCAAACGAGGCCATCAAGGGATTATCTTCGATAAAGCTGAAGTTCAAATCGGGCAAGGCGGCCGACGGCTGGGTCTCCTTTGATGAATTTGTAGAAACGAAAAAGGAAGATGTTACCTTATCCGATGACATAATCGGCGAGAATCTCTTCATGCTTCTCTACACCAGCGGTACTACCGGAAAGCCCAAGGGGTGCATGATACCCCAGCGGACGTGGAATGGTTATGCGATAAATATGGCTTCTTGTTTCGGGATGGGGCAAAATGATGTGTATCTGGCATTTCTCCCCCTCTTCCATGTCGCGGGATTCGGCACAGCCGTATCCCAGATCCAACTGGGAGGCACCGTCGTTGTTACGTCGGACTTTGACCCGGAAAAGCTCTATGAACTAATAGGAAAGTATAAAGTGACCGTCATGTTTCTTGTGCCTGGGATTTCCACCTATTTCCTCTACCACGAGGCCAGAAAAAAAACCGATGTCTCATCTCTCAAGGTTTTCATCGGCGGCGCAGGCGGGGAAAAGTTAGAGATGGTAAATGACGTAGAGGAGCTTTTAGGGGCCAGATACTTCGGGATCTACGGCCAGACCGAGTCGGGAGGCAAGGTCACCTGGGTTGATTCCGATATGATTAGAGAAGACCCGTCGATCTACGGTTATGTAATGCCCTTCTTTAATTTCATGATCGCCGACAATGATGACAATCACGTATCTCCCGGTGAGGTCGGAGAGCTGTGTTTGAGAGGGACGCCCATCATGCAGGGATACTGGAATCTTCCGGAAGAAAGCGAGGAGACACTGAGAAACGGATGGCATCATACCGGAGACCTCTTTGTTATGGAAGAGAGCGGACTCGTCAAGATGGTTGACCGGAAGAAATACCTGATAAAGACGGGTGGGGAGAACGTCTATCCCCAGGAGGTGGAGATCGTTCTTCTCAGCCATGATGCCGTGGCCGATGCGGCGGTTATCGGAATCCTTGATGAACAATGGGGCGAGGCGGTAAAGGCATTCGTGATAAAAAAGCCCGGTATGGAGGTGACGGGAAAGGGGCTGTCTGACTGGGTCAAGAAACATATCGCCGGTTATAAGGCGCCCCGTTATGTAGAATTCGTGGATGCAATACCCAGGAACGCCTCCGGTAAAATACTTAAGGGGATATTGAGGGAGGGTAAGACAACTACAGACCAGAAGGTATAA